The Ignatzschineria rhizosphaerae genome contains a region encoding:
- the gltS gene encoding sodium/glutamate symporter, with product MVFEFDVLSTLLLTILCLLFGSELKKRVNWLQRFCIPSPVIGGFLVSILIWILKILDMASFQFDTSIQGYLMVAFFTTVGLGGSFKILKSGGKLLFIYLCVCWFIAFFQNTFGVGIAMALGIDPVLGVMAGAVSLTGGHGGAAAFGGMAEELGHSSATIAALAAATFGLISGSLLGGPVASYLIKRHNVKIEANDDLHMPMSTKGQPLPAIVDTTGFLKMLALILLIMVAGRALSNYFTEVTGFSLPSYVGAMLVAVVVRNVNDGLKVVEIQEKSIDLISGASLGLFLTMAMMSLKIWELSEIALPLFIILALQVIALLLMTIFVVFRLLGKNYDAAVMCSGLLGHGLGATPNAMANMTSVCDRYKLISTKALMIVPLSGAVLIDIVSIPYHTYLINFFS from the coding sequence ATGGTCTTTGAGTTTGATGTCTTAAGTACCCTACTCCTTACTATTCTCTGCTTACTTTTTGGGAGTGAATTAAAAAAACGTGTCAATTGGTTACAAAGGTTCTGCATTCCCTCTCCCGTCATTGGGGGATTTTTAGTCAGTATTTTGATCTGGATTCTTAAAATCTTGGATATGGCGTCATTTCAATTTGATACCAGTATTCAAGGCTATCTAATGGTTGCCTTCTTCACCACTGTCGGATTAGGGGGAAGCTTTAAGATCTTAAAATCTGGAGGAAAACTACTCTTTATCTATCTCTGTGTCTGTTGGTTTATTGCCTTTTTCCAAAATACCTTTGGTGTTGGGATCGCAATGGCGCTTGGGATTGATCCTGTTCTTGGCGTAATGGCGGGCGCAGTTTCTCTCACAGGGGGTCATGGCGGCGCGGCAGCTTTTGGCGGTATGGCAGAAGAGTTAGGACACAGCTCAGCGACTATTGCAGCACTTGCTGCGGCAACATTTGGACTTATCTCCGGTAGCTTACTTGGAGGCCCTGTTGCAAGCTACCTTATTAAAAGACACAACGTTAAAATTGAAGCTAACGATGACCTGCACATGCCAATGAGCACAAAAGGCCAGCCCCTTCCAGCGATCGTGGATACAACGGGCTTTTTAAAGATGCTTGCCCTTATCCTCCTAATTATGGTGGCAGGTAGAGCGCTTTCAAATTACTTTACCGAAGTAACAGGCTTCTCATTACCAAGTTATGTTGGGGCAATGTTAGTTGCAGTAGTTGTTCGTAATGTCAACGATGGATTAAAAGTTGTCGAGATTCAAGAAAAAAGTATTGATCTTATCTCCGGCGCCTCTCTCGGGTTATTCCTTACCATGGCAATGATGTCGTTAAAAATTTGGGAGCTTAGTGAAATTGCGTTACCGCTCTTTATTATCCTTGCCCTTCAAGTGATAGCCCTTCTTCTGATGACTATTTTTGTGGTATTTCGACTCCTTGGTAAAAACTATGATGCTGCTGTCATGTGCTCAGGGCTTTTAGGCCATGGGTTAGGTGCAACGCCAAATGCGATGGCCAATATGACTTCTGTTTGTGACCGCTATAAGCTCATCTCAACTAAGGCTTTAATGATCGTTCCTTTAAGTGGCGCAGTATTGATCGACATTGTTTCCATCCCTTACCATACGTACCTTATTAACTTCTTCTCTTAA
- a CDS encoding integrase core domain-containing protein, whose amino-acid sequence MNIHRKTKLTPFHREEIWRLHHQEKFTVTYLAERFMVSRPTIYKVLKQGRLNLFVPLASKNERYRTIKYGIKRLAKIEKSIEEKLKKRAKRYNKNYPGEMVHVDTKRLPLLKGDLKNRTREYLFVGIDDFSRELYAGIYPDKSQFSAAEFLRWDLLEQCPYTVECTYSDNGREYKGTSEHAFVEMCLTHKINQKFTKPACPQTNGKAERVIRTLMEMWHNQEEFISSDDRKKKLKRFLNYYNTVKPHKGINGLTPYEVLENYFNTEV is encoded by the coding sequence ATGAATATCCATCGAAAAACAAAATTAACGCCGTTTCATCGAGAAGAGATTTGGCGATTACATCATCAAGAAAAATTTACCGTAACCTATCTAGCTGAGCGTTTTATGGTAAGCAGACCTACGATCTATAAAGTACTAAAACAAGGTAGATTGAACTTGTTTGTGCCATTAGCTAGTAAAAATGAACGTTATAGAACAATTAAGTATGGCATTAAACGTCTTGCAAAGATTGAAAAATCTATTGAAGAGAAACTTAAAAAGAGGGCTAAACGTTATAACAAAAACTATCCTGGCGAGATGGTCCATGTGGATACTAAACGGCTCCCTCTTTTAAAAGGAGATCTTAAAAATCGCACTAGAGAGTATTTATTTGTAGGAATTGATGATTTTTCAAGAGAACTTTATGCCGGTATTTATCCTGATAAATCACAGTTTAGTGCTGCTGAATTTCTTCGATGGGATCTGTTAGAACAGTGTCCCTATACTGTAGAATGCACCTATTCGGATAATGGGCGTGAGTATAAAGGTACATCAGAACATGCCTTTGTCGAAATGTGTCTAACACATAAGATTAATCAAAAGTTTACAAAGCCAGCTTGCCCTCAAACGAATGGAAAAGCAGAAAGAGTCATTCGAACACTCATGGAAATGTGGCATAATCAGGAAGAGTTTATCAGTTCAGATGATCGGAAAAAGAAGCTAAAACGATTTTTGAACTATTACAACACAGTAAAACCTCATAAGGGTATTAATGGTTTAACGCCTTATGAAGTTTTAGAAAATTATTTTAACACTGAAGTGTAA
- a CDS encoding LysR family transcriptional regulator, which translates to MGNNDKIINPSSRDNRLNERLDWNLLRTYLVIVQERSISVAGIKLHLTQSAVSQALKRLEDHFGKRLIERHGTKFSMTAAGLKVQKAAENIYGNISELISEVSQSKEEAVGKVRLLCASRIHSMVYDEFWGEFHRMHPRIEIQIEVLPSRDIVNLLQQRTATAGIALCRKIPSKIESKVFLTQRYALFCGKKHHYFGKEDCQIEDLINENFVSFTSDALGDSLSPLTIFRDQKGFSGNIVATSTHHDEVKRLLVAGLGIGCLPEHSVQQYVSEGLLWRLPPEEGVCTTELHFLWHKDAYRSSAETIFIEAFIEYMEKYSLSQRLLTKLI; encoded by the coding sequence ATGGGGAACAATGATAAGATTATAAATCCCTCGTCACGGGATAATCGTCTTAATGAGAGATTAGATTGGAATTTATTGCGGACATATTTGGTAATTGTACAAGAAAGAAGTATTAGCGTAGCGGGGATAAAGTTACATCTCACGCAATCTGCCGTAAGCCAGGCATTAAAGAGACTGGAAGATCATTTTGGAAAGCGTTTAATTGAGAGGCATGGTACGAAGTTCTCCATGACAGCTGCAGGTTTAAAAGTTCAAAAAGCAGCTGAGAATATCTACGGGAATATTTCTGAATTGATTAGTGAAGTGTCACAATCTAAGGAAGAAGCTGTAGGTAAGGTACGATTATTGTGCGCAAGTCGTATTCATTCTATGGTTTATGATGAATTTTGGGGTGAGTTTCATCGCATGCATCCCAGAATTGAGATTCAAATAGAAGTTCTTCCGAGTCGTGATATTGTGAATCTTCTTCAACAACGTACTGCAACTGCGGGAATTGCCCTTTGCCGAAAAATACCTTCTAAAATAGAATCTAAAGTATTTTTAACGCAACGATATGCTCTTTTTTGCGGGAAAAAACATCACTACTTTGGTAAAGAAGATTGTCAAATAGAAGATTTAATTAACGAAAATTTTGTCTCTTTTACAAGTGATGCATTAGGAGATAGCTTATCTCCCTTAACCATTTTTAGAGATCAAAAAGGATTTTCAGGAAATATAGTAGCAACATCAACTCATCATGATGAGGTTAAAAGATTGTTAGTTGCAGGTTTAGGAATCGGCTGTCTTCCCGAGCATAGTGTACAACAATATGTATCTGAGGGGTTGCTTTGGCGTTTACCGCCAGAAGAGGGTGTTTGTACAACGGAGCTTCATTTTCTATGGCATAAAGATGCTTATAGAAGTAGTGCAGAGACAATTTTTATTGAAGCATTTATTGAATATATGGAGAAATATAGCTTATCGCAGCGCTTGTTAACGAAGTTGATATAA
- a CDS encoding ArgE/DapE family deacylase — protein MNTHQSNTPLDPQLIKKIMSAVDHHFDAQLAFTQELIRFPSLRGQEHTAQDFLYEAMRQRGLAMDRWKIDIDDIKSHPGFGPVDVSYENAFNVVGSYRPETQLGRSLILNGHIDVVPTGPEEMWSRSPWEPAIIDGWLYGRGSADMKAGLVANLFAFDALKAIGYEPSAPIYFQSVVEEECTGNGALAALLRGYQADAVIIPEPEENMLVRANVGVLWFKVRVQGFPTHTREMGNGFNAIDAAYTTIAALRKLETKWNSEHHQHRHFEHLDHPINFNIGKIEGGDWASTVPPWCEFDVRTAIYPGMTADEARSQIEACLKEVSTDPKLAGIPPKITFNGFYAEGYVLEEGSDAENTLRDCHRQAFSSELESFTTPGYLDARVFVIYGDMPTLVYGPKSLDIHGFDERVHIDSLKLITKTIALFIAQWCGITPLTTKL, from the coding sequence ATGAATACGCATCAATCTAATACTCCCTTAGATCCCCAGTTAATAAAAAAAATTATGAGTGCTGTTGATCATCACTTTGATGCACAATTAGCCTTTACCCAAGAGTTAATCCGATTTCCCTCCTTGAGGGGGCAAGAACATACTGCTCAAGATTTTTTATATGAAGCCATGCGTCAGCGAGGACTTGCAATGGATCGTTGGAAAATCGATATTGATGACATTAAATCACACCCAGGATTTGGTCCTGTTGATGTTTCTTATGAAAATGCTTTTAACGTAGTAGGAAGCTATCGGCCAGAAACACAATTAGGTAGATCCCTCATCCTCAATGGTCATATCGATGTTGTTCCCACAGGTCCTGAAGAAATGTGGTCAAGATCTCCATGGGAACCTGCAATAATTGATGGCTGGCTTTATGGACGTGGCTCTGCTGATATGAAAGCGGGTTTAGTTGCAAATCTGTTTGCGTTTGATGCGTTAAAAGCCATTGGTTATGAACCTTCAGCACCTATCTATTTTCAATCAGTTGTTGAAGAAGAATGCACCGGAAATGGAGCTCTTGCAGCGCTTCTTCGTGGATATCAAGCAGATGCTGTCATCATCCCTGAACCTGAAGAAAATATGTTAGTTCGAGCCAATGTTGGGGTTCTTTGGTTTAAAGTTAGAGTACAAGGTTTTCCAACACATACCCGTGAAATGGGAAATGGATTTAATGCGATAGATGCCGCTTATACAACAATTGCAGCACTACGTAAATTAGAGACAAAATGGAATAGCGAACACCATCAACATCGCCATTTTGAACATTTAGATCATCCTATTAATTTTAATATCGGTAAAATTGAAGGAGGGGACTGGGCTTCAACAGTACCACCTTGGTGTGAGTTTGATGTTCGAACTGCAATCTATCCAGGAATGACTGCTGATGAAGCTCGCTCACAAATTGAAGCGTGCTTAAAAGAGGTGTCAACTGATCCTAAACTTGCCGGAATTCCCCCAAAAATAACTTTTAATGGGTTTTATGCAGAGGGTTACGTTCTTGAAGAAGGATCTGATGCCGAAAATACGCTACGAGATTGTCACCGCCAAGCTTTTTCAAGTGAATTAGAGAGCTTTACAACGCCGGGTTACTTAGATGCACGTGTATTTGTGATCTATGGGGATATGCCTACGCTAGTCTATGGTCCAAAATCTCTAGATATTCATGGATTTGATGAACGAGTCCATATTGATTCACTAAAATTAATAACAAAAACTATCGCTCTGTTTATCGCTCAATGGTGTGGTATCACACCACTTACGACTAAACTATAA
- a CDS encoding DUF2511 domain-containing protein: protein MKKLLGLLFLSVSLFDLSAADTVKPIGLLKIEDVPEPMYWPFKPEITELTLWCFGDQTLVLFDGINETLWPLNDIAHKRAKELILEPSLTPILWSNKKETQDMLLKPMIETGLKYCP, encoded by the coding sequence ATGAAGAAACTTCTAGGATTACTCTTCCTATCTGTTTCCCTCTTTGATCTTTCAGCAGCTGATACAGTAAAGCCTATTGGTCTTCTTAAAATAGAAGACGTACCAGAACCTATGTATTGGCCTTTTAAACCAGAAATCACAGAACTGACTCTTTGGTGCTTTGGTGATCAAACATTAGTGCTATTTGATGGGATTAATGAAACCCTCTGGCCACTTAACGATATTGCCCATAAGCGTGCTAAAGAGCTTATTTTAGAGCCATCTCTCACACCAATTCTTTGGAGTAATAAAAAAGAGACACAAGACATGCTCTTAAAACCTATGATCGAAACAGGATTAAAATATTGCCCTTAA
- a CDS encoding peptidase U32 family protein: MSLLSHELELLSPARNVEIAREAIIHGADAVYLGGPEFGARHAAENDVASIAKLTGFAHHFNSKVFIALNTILHDNELEGARKLIYELYDAGVDALIVQDMGILELDIPPIELHASTQTDIRTLDKAKFMADVGFSQLVLARELSLKEIRAIHEARPNTALEFFVHGALCVAFSGQCYISHADTGRSANRGDCSQACRLPYTLKDSEGRVIAFDKHLLSMKDNNQSANIDQLIEAGIRSFKIEGRYKDMAYVKNITAHYRQLIDSYIERNPEFTRLSHGKVMHHFIPNPEKTFHRGSTDYFVNARKGDIGAFDSPKFVGLPIGELLDIKKNFIEVKTTEPLANGDGLNIQIKRETVGFAVNRADKIGENHYLVYPNEMPEAFIAERANIQKKHPLNRNHDQVWSQLLTKESAERQLELSLMFSKNVDNIYLLELFTKEGHYAASELVGDFELANDAEKGLANLEKNLTKFGGTGFELTDVQISLAEIPFIPASVVNQLRRDAILGLEEAIQNNYVRGSRREKVDPPAIFPFEKLTFLDNVYNQKAREFYHKHGVTMIEPAYEAHEELGEVPVMITKHCLRFSYNLCPKQTIGVTGVQGQVKPTPLTLSHQGEEYTLKFNCRPCEMHVMGKIKTHVLKQPQLGSELK; the protein is encoded by the coding sequence ATGAGCCTGTTATCCCACGAATTAGAATTATTAAGTCCTGCCCGAAATGTTGAAATTGCGCGAGAAGCCATTATTCATGGTGCGGATGCTGTTTATCTTGGCGGGCCTGAATTTGGTGCGCGTCATGCAGCAGAGAATGATGTGGCTTCTATTGCAAAGCTTACAGGCTTTGCCCATCATTTTAATTCAAAGGTTTTTATCGCCCTTAATACGATTTTGCACGATAATGAGCTCGAAGGCGCGCGTAAGCTCATTTATGAGCTATATGATGCCGGCGTTGATGCGTTAATCGTGCAGGATATGGGAATTTTAGAGCTCGATATTCCACCAATTGAATTACATGCTTCAACACAAACCGATATCCGTACTCTAGATAAAGCAAAGTTTATGGCGGATGTAGGTTTTTCACAGTTGGTATTAGCACGAGAATTAAGCCTAAAAGAGATTCGTGCCATTCATGAAGCTCGCCCAAATACGGCGTTAGAGTTTTTTGTGCATGGGGCGCTGTGTGTCGCTTTCTCTGGGCAATGCTATATCTCACATGCCGATACGGGGCGATCTGCTAACCGTGGGGATTGCTCGCAAGCTTGCCGTTTACCTTATACCTTAAAAGATAGTGAAGGGCGGGTTATTGCTTTTGATAAGCATCTATTATCGATGAAAGATAATAATCAATCTGCCAATATTGATCAGCTCATTGAAGCGGGGATTCGCTCTTTTAAAATTGAAGGGCGTTATAAAGATATGGCGTATGTGAAAAATATCACCGCGCATTATCGCCAACTCATTGATAGCTATATTGAGCGTAACCCAGAGTTTACTAGATTATCGCACGGTAAAGTAATGCATCACTTTATTCCAAACCCTGAAAAAACCTTCCATCGTGGCAGTACGGATTATTTTGTGAATGCACGTAAAGGCGATATTGGTGCGTTTGATTCTCCTAAATTTGTGGGATTACCGATTGGGGAACTACTCGATATTAAGAAGAACTTTATCGAAGTGAAAACCACAGAACCGCTAGCAAATGGCGATGGCTTAAATATCCAGATTAAGCGAGAAACTGTTGGTTTTGCCGTAAACCGTGCTGATAAAATTGGCGAGAATCATTACCTTGTTTATCCCAATGAGATGCCGGAAGCCTTTATTGCAGAGCGGGCGAATATCCAAAAGAAACACCCACTTAATCGCAACCATGATCAAGTCTGGAGCCAGTTACTCACGAAAGAATCCGCTGAGCGTCAATTAGAACTCTCCTTAATGTTTAGTAAAAATGTAGATAATATCTATCTTTTAGAGCTTTTCACAAAAGAGGGGCATTATGCGGCGAGTGAACTTGTGGGAGATTTTGAATTAGCAAATGATGCGGAGAAAGGCTTAGCCAATTTAGAGAAAAATCTTACAAAATTTGGTGGTACAGGATTTGAGCTGACTGATGTGCAAATCAGTTTAGCGGAGATTCCTTTTATTCCGGCAAGTGTGGTGAATCAACTGCGTAGAGATGCGATTTTGGGGCTAGAAGAAGCGATTCAAAATAATTATGTTCGCGGTTCACGCCGTGAAAAGGTTGATCCACCGGCAATCTTCCCATTTGAGAAGCTCACGTTTTTAGATAATGTGTATAACCAAAAGGCGCGTGAATTCTATCATAAGCATGGCGTTACAATGATTGAGCCTGCCTATGAAGCGCACGAAGAGCTTGGGGAAGTGCCGGTAATGATCACCAAGCATTGCCTGCGTTTTTCTTATAATCTCTGCCCGAAACAAACTATCGGTGTTACTGGTGTTCAAGGTCAAGTAAAGCCAACGCCTTTAACGTTAAGTCATCAAGGGGAAGAGTACACACTTAAATTTAATTGCCGCCCTTGTGAAATGCATGTGATGGGGAAAATTAAAACACATGTGTTAAAACAGCCCCAGCTCGGCTCTGAGTTAAAGTAG
- the hutG gene encoding formimidoylglutamase has protein sequence MDNIPFRWEGRFDGDTAEHRRFFQIINQQEKADFTLLGFASDEGIRRNQGRLGAKNGPNHIRKQLASLPVHRSFTLNDAGNVICEDEDLEAAQKVLADKIQQVLSDKSLPIVLGGGHEIAFGSFQGAFNHLLTQNKPFQLGIINFDAHFDLRQADVVTSGTPFLNAANLSKSHNIDFNYLCLGIAEHGNTRILFDTADELEVTYILDKALAPHKINEALSHVQAFIDRMDYLYITVDLDVFPAYLAPGVSAPAAKGLSLEAFETLFNTITASKKVILLDIAECNPQFDIDNRTAKLAAFIVYQYINNNL, from the coding sequence ATGGACAATATACCTTTTAGATGGGAAGGCCGCTTTGATGGCGATACTGCCGAACATCGCCGTTTTTTTCAAATCATCAATCAGCAAGAAAAGGCTGATTTTACCCTGTTAGGCTTTGCATCTGATGAAGGTATTCGCCGTAATCAAGGACGTTTAGGCGCTAAGAATGGTCCTAACCATATCCGTAAGCAACTCGCAAGTTTACCTGTTCACCGCTCATTTACCCTCAATGATGCAGGGAATGTCATTTGTGAAGATGAAGACTTAGAAGCCGCTCAAAAAGTGCTTGCGGATAAGATTCAACAAGTTCTAAGTGACAAGAGTCTGCCTATTGTCCTGGGCGGCGGTCATGAAATTGCGTTTGGTAGCTTTCAAGGTGCTTTTAATCATCTCTTAACACAGAATAAGCCCTTCCAACTCGGCATTATTAACTTCGATGCCCATTTTGATCTTCGTCAGGCAGATGTTGTTACCTCCGGCACGCCTTTTTTAAATGCTGCAAACCTCTCAAAATCGCACAATATTGATTTTAACTATCTCTGTCTTGGGATTGCTGAGCATGGCAATACACGCATCCTTTTTGATACCGCAGATGAGCTTGAAGTGACTTATATTCTCGATAAAGCGCTCGCACCACACAAAATTAATGAAGCGCTAAGCCACGTTCAAGCCTTTATTGATCGCATGGATTATCTCTACATTACCGTTGATCTTGATGTATTTCCGGCATATCTAGCGCCAGGAGTTAGTGCACCAGCCGCAAAAGGGCTCTCCCTAGAAGCTTTTGAAACCCTCTTCAATACAATTACAGCATCCAAGAAAGTAATTTTGCTCGATATTGCTGAATGTAACCCTCAATTTGATATCGACAACCGAACGGCCAAACTCGCAGCCTTTATCGTCTATCAATATATTAATAATAATCTTTAA
- a CDS encoding integrase core domain-containing protein, whose amino-acid sequence MNIHRKTKLTPFHREEIWRLHHQEKFTVTYLAERFMVSRPTIYKVLKQGRLNLFVPLASKNERYRTIKYGIKRLAKIEKSIEEKLKKRAKRYNKNYPGEMVHVDTKRLPLLKGDLKNRTREYLFVGIDDFSRELYAGIYPDKSQFSAAEFLRWDLLEQCPYTVECTYSDNGREYKGTSEHAFVEMCLTHKINQKFTKPACPQTNGKAERVIRTLMEMWHNQEEFISSDDRKKKLKRFLNYYNTVKPHKGINGLTPYEVLENYFNTEV is encoded by the coding sequence ATGAATATCCATCGAAAAACAAAATTAACGCCGTTTCATCGAGAAGAGATTTGGCGATTACATCATCAAGAAAAATTTACCGTAACCTATCTAGCTGAGCGTTTTATGGTAAGCAGACCTACGATCTATAAAGTACTAAAACAAGGTAGATTGAACTTGTTTGTGCCATTAGCTAGTAAAAATGAACGTTATAGAACAATTAAGTATGGCATTAAACGTCTTGCAAAGATTGAAAAATCTATTGAAGAGAAACTTAAAAAGAGGGCTAAACGTTATAACAAAAACTATCCTGGCGAGATGGTCCATGTGGATACTAAACGGCTCCCTCTTTTAAAAGGGGATCTTAAAAATCGCACTAGAGAGTATTTATTTGTAGGAATTGATGATTTTTCAAGAGAACTTTATGCCGGTATTTATCCTGATAAATCACAGTTTAGTGCTGCTGAATTTCTTCGATGGGATCTGTTAGAACAGTGTCCCTATACTGTAGAATGCACCTATTCGGATAATGGTCGTGAGTATAAAGGTACATCAGAACATGCCTTTGTCGAAATGTGTCTAACACATAAGATTAATCAAAAGTTTACAAAGCCAGCTTGCCCTCAAACGAATGGAAAAGCAGAAAGAGTCATTCGAACACTCATGGAAATGTGGCATAATCAGGAAGAGTTTATCAGTTCAGATGATCGGAAAAAGAAGCTAAAACGATTTTTAAACTATTACAACACAGTAAAACCTCATAAGGGTATTAATGGTTTAACGCCTTATGAAGTTTTAGAAAATTATTTTAACACTGAAGTGTAA
- a CDS encoding murein L,D-transpeptidase catalytic domain-containing protein: protein MKRFIKWFISIALIFLVLAGVIGGIYFKDRLWLIAKYFESGQKSPIEIAKEEDPQFSPVDLTVRAHEAYEYAKNNGFDLEHAVLIDFGRHSGKNRFFVWNFKENRVEIESLVAHGYGNTGYESSNQEIVFSNIPNSYTSSLGKYRLGERSWSRWGINIHYKMHGLEATNDKAFERYIVLHSFKHVPNEEVYPAYLPMGFSQGCPVIDDDTMRKVDALLQTKEKPVLMWIYYLE from the coding sequence GTGAAACGTTTTATAAAGTGGTTTATCTCCATAGCTTTGATATTTTTGGTGCTTGCCGGTGTGATAGGAGGGATCTATTTTAAAGATCGTTTGTGGTTAATTGCTAAATATTTTGAAAGTGGTCAAAAATCGCCGATAGAGATTGCAAAAGAGGAAGATCCACAGTTTTCTCCGGTGGATTTAACAGTGAGAGCCCATGAGGCTTATGAGTATGCTAAAAACAATGGCTTTGACCTTGAGCATGCGGTATTAATCGATTTTGGTCGACATTCAGGAAAGAACCGTTTTTTTGTGTGGAATTTTAAAGAAAATCGGGTAGAGATTGAGAGTCTAGTTGCACATGGTTATGGCAATACAGGTTATGAAAGTAGTAATCAGGAGATTGTCTTTAGTAATATTCCCAATAGTTATACGTCTTCCTTAGGAAAGTATCGCTTAGGTGAACGATCATGGAGCCGATGGGGTATTAATATCCATTATAAGATGCATGGTTTAGAAGCAACAAATGATAAGGCTTTTGAGCGCTATATTGTTCTACACTCATTTAAGCATGTTCCAAATGAAGAGGTTTATCCCGCCTATTTACCAATGGGATTTAGTCAAGGTTGCCCGGTGATTGATGATGACACGATGCGCAAGGTCGATGCATTATTGCAGACAAAAGAGAAGCCCGTATTGATGTGGATTTATTACTTAGAGTAA
- a CDS encoding ferredoxin reductase family protein: MSREKMIVWGVLLFSILLWGLDVLVTYNIGDWSVWLWRKEMINLTGVICLVSMGIIMLLALRPKFLEGIFQGLDKTYYVHKWLGIFSVIAVVLHYGAKLSKTVLQQFFERGAKLQTFRIEWMEDYRSLAKDTGEILFYLFLIMLVVTLLHKIPYRIWRVIHKGMSLLFLAVIFHTIILSPARYWAEPVGIVFIVFMVIGGYAAMASLLGAIGKKRRFEGEIIGLAQEADITIVTCKVDEKWQHEAGQYAFIQHKDSKEKHPFTIASVVNSDHEIRFAIKSLGHYTCKIQDEWMIGDKVKIEGPYGRFSFENSQLPKQIWIAGGVGITPFIAWLESLQGQKISKEITLYYCVKDHEECLVLDYLIKLAKESGILLKIHCSKEEGYLNPENLSIDEETSIWFCGPAAFAGKLEQAVRAKGLSLSDHFHREYFNMR; the protein is encoded by the coding sequence ATGAGCAGAGAAAAGATGATTGTATGGGGCGTTTTATTATTTTCCATACTATTGTGGGGGCTAGATGTATTAGTAACTTATAACATTGGTGATTGGAGCGTTTGGCTTTGGCGTAAAGAGATGATCAACCTAACGGGCGTGATTTGCTTAGTATCTATGGGGATTATCATGCTCTTAGCATTAAGGCCCAAGTTTTTAGAAGGGATATTTCAAGGGTTAGATAAGACCTATTATGTCCATAAGTGGTTAGGGATCTTCAGTGTCATTGCGGTGGTGCTTCATTATGGTGCAAAGCTTAGTAAGACGGTGTTACAGCAATTTTTTGAGCGAGGAGCAAAGTTACAAACATTTCGTATTGAATGGATGGAAGATTACCGTAGTCTGGCAAAAGATACCGGAGAAATCCTCTTTTACCTCTTTTTAATCATGTTAGTAGTGACGCTATTACATAAGATTCCCTATCGGATTTGGCGTGTGATTCATAAGGGAATGTCCCTTCTTTTTTTAGCGGTGATCTTCCATACCATTATTCTATCGCCGGCACGTTATTGGGCGGAGCCTGTAGGAATAGTTTTCATCGTCTTTATGGTGATTGGCGGCTATGCTGCGATGGCATCGCTTTTGGGTGCTATTGGCAAGAAACGTCGTTTTGAGGGAGAAATTATCGGGCTAGCACAAGAAGCAGATATTACAATTGTGACCTGTAAAGTGGATGAGAAATGGCAACATGAAGCAGGGCAATATGCGTTTATTCAGCATAAAGATTCAAAGGAAAAACACCCTTTTACGATTGCTTCGGTGGTTAATAGTGATCATGAGATTCGTTTTGCGATTAAATCTTTAGGGCACTATACCTGTAAAATTCAAGATGAGTGGATGATAGGAGATAAGGTAAAAATTGAGGGGCCTTATGGCAGGTTTTCCTTTGAAAATTCTCAGCTTCCCAAACAGATTTGGATAGCCGGCGGTGTTGGTATTACTCCATTTATTGCTTGGCTTGAATCGCTTCAAGGGCAAAAAATCTCTAAAGAGATTACGCTGTACTACTGCGTTAAAGATCATGAGGAGTGCTTAGTTCTCGATTATTTAATAAAACTTGCTAAAGAGAGTGGAATTCTTTTAAAGATCCATTGCAGTAAGGAAGAGGGATATCTTAATCCAGAGAATCTCTCGATAGATGAAGAGACTTCCATTTGGTTTTGTGGTCCTGCAGCATTTGCCGGCAAGCTTGAGCAAGCGGTTAGAGCGAAGGGGTTATCTTTATCGGATCACTTTCATCGAGAGTATTTTAATATGCGTTAA